One region of Terriglobia bacterium genomic DNA includes:
- a CDS encoding redoxin domain-containing protein: MSQTQRQIHAPDFDGAVAWLNVEHPLTIQDLRGKVVLLDFWTYCCINCMHVIPDLKKLETKYGGALAVIGVHSAKFQNEKESGNIREAILRYEIEHPVINDANFAIWRRYAVRAWPTLVLIDPDGYVVGEVSGEGNYTALDRAIGQLVDQFKAAAKLNTKPLPLALEKYKQPPSVLSFPGKIIASEKLDRLFIADSNHNRILITTLEGKVVDVAGAGAEGRADGDFAKATFHHPQGMALSESGDVLWVADTENHCIRKLDLKKRTVGTGAGTGVQAEWGAKGGPALSTPLSSPWDLTAIRERIYIAMAGSHQLWVFDPEKKEVAPFAGNGAENIADGPLDKASLAQPSGITTDGKRLFFADSEVSAVRYADLGQPTQVHTLIGEGLFEFGDQDGSYPDARLQHPLGVLYHDGKVLVADTYNHKIKRVDPEKKTVETLLGTGKPGLGNESHPQFYEPGGLAIAHDRLFIADTNNHAIRVADLKTKKVTTLQIYGFDELASSAPVAGDDSGSPFNIRQSLAARSIKPGAEGRLLVDLKLPDGYHLNPLAPLSYRIKKINGEGVTIAESARKNSVKDPKLPIAIPFKSSPGPGKTEIEIAMTVYYCRTDNQGLCFIKSLELTQPLEISASASGNDVPVSVRIQ, translated from the coding sequence ATGAGTCAAACACAACGGCAAATTCACGCACCCGATTTTGACGGGGCCGTGGCCTGGTTAAACGTTGAACACCCGCTGACGATTCAAGACCTGCGCGGCAAGGTGGTCCTGCTCGATTTCTGGACTTATTGCTGCATCAATTGTATGCACGTCATCCCGGATTTGAAAAAACTGGAGACGAAATACGGCGGCGCCCTGGCGGTGATCGGGGTTCACTCGGCCAAGTTCCAGAATGAGAAGGAGTCCGGAAACATTCGCGAGGCCATTTTGCGGTATGAAATCGAGCATCCCGTCATCAACGATGCCAACTTTGCAATCTGGCGGCGATACGCGGTTCGCGCCTGGCCCACCCTGGTGCTGATTGATCCGGATGGCTATGTGGTCGGCGAGGTGTCGGGCGAAGGAAACTACACGGCCCTCGATCGCGCCATTGGGCAACTCGTGGATCAGTTCAAGGCGGCTGCAAAGCTCAACACGAAGCCGCTGCCCCTCGCCCTTGAAAAATACAAGCAGCCCCCGTCAGTCCTCTCCTTTCCGGGAAAAATTATTGCCAGCGAGAAGCTCGACCGGCTTTTCATTGCGGACTCCAACCATAATCGCATCCTGATTACCACTCTCGAGGGCAAGGTCGTCGACGTGGCCGGCGCGGGAGCGGAAGGCCGCGCGGACGGCGATTTTGCCAAGGCGACCTTTCATCATCCGCAGGGAATGGCCCTCTCTGAATCCGGTGATGTGCTGTGGGTCGCCGATACGGAGAACCATTGTATCCGAAAGCTGGACCTCAAGAAGCGTACCGTCGGGACAGGGGCCGGCACCGGGGTCCAGGCCGAGTGGGGAGCCAAGGGCGGCCCTGCCCTCAGCACGCCTCTCAGTTCGCCCTGGGACCTGACGGCGATCAGGGAAAGAATCTACATTGCGATGGCGGGGAGCCATCAGTTGTGGGTGTTTGATCCCGAGAAAAAAGAGGTCGCTCCTTTTGCCGGGAATGGGGCGGAAAACATCGCCGACGGGCCTTTGGACAAGGCGTCGCTCGCTCAACCCAGCGGGATCACCACGGATGGGAAGCGGCTGTTTTTTGCCGACAGTGAGGTGAGCGCTGTGCGATATGCCGACCTCGGTCAACCCACTCAAGTCCACACCCTCATCGGCGAAGGCTTGTTTGAATTCGGGGATCAGGATGGTTCCTATCCGGACGCCCGATTGCAGCACCCGCTGGGCGTCCTGTATCACGACGGCAAAGTCCTGGTGGCCGACACTTACAACCACAAAATCAAGAGGGTCGATCCCGAGAAGAAGACTGTAGAAACGCTGCTTGGGACGGGCAAGCCGGGCCTCGGCAATGAAAGTCATCCCCAGTTTTACGAGCCGGGGGGACTGGCCATCGCCCATGACAGGCTGTTTATCGCCGACACCAACAACCACGCTATCCGCGTCGCCGATCTGAAGACGAAGAAGGTGACCACGCTGCAGATTTATGGCTTTGATGAACTGGCCTCTTCAGCGCCCGTGGCAGGCGATGATTCCGGATCACCCTTCAACATCCGCCAGTCCCTCGCCGCACGGTCAATCAAGCCGGGTGCCGAAGGACGTCTTCTCGTGGATCTCAAGCTTCCCGATGGCTATCATCTCAACCCGCTGGCTCCGTTGAGCTACCGAATTAAGAAGATTAACGGAGAGGGCGTGACGATTGCCGAGTCCGCGAGAAAAAACTCCGTTAAAGACCCGAAACTGCCCATTGCGATTCCTTTCAAGTCGTCCCCGGGACCGGGAAAGACGGAAATCGAAATCGCCATGACCGTCTATTACTGCCGCACCGATAACCAGGGGCTGTGTTTCATTAAGTCGCTCGAACTGACCCAGCCGCTTGAAATTTCGGCCTCGGCCTCGGGAAATGATGTGCCGGTGAGCGTGAGGATCCAGTGA